Proteins co-encoded in one Apteryx mantelli isolate bAptMan1 chromosome 4, bAptMan1.hap1, whole genome shotgun sequence genomic window:
- the EMC7 gene encoding endoplasmic reticulum membrane protein complex subunit 7: MAAGGGVMSVALLWLVVSLLPDGACCSEAVGAVESPGGAGPGERFKIEGRAVVPGVKPQDWIAGARVLVDGEEHVGFLKTDGSFVVHDIPSGSYVVEVISPAHKFEPVRVDITSKGKMRARYVNYIKTSEVVRLPYPLQMKSSGPPSYFIKRESWGWTDFLMNPMVMMMVLPLLIFVLLPKVVNTSDPDMRREMEQSMNMLNSNHELPDVSEFMTRLFSSKSSSKSGSGSSKAGKSGAGKRR, translated from the exons ATGGCGGCCGGTGGTGGCGTCATGTCGGTGGCGCTGCTCTGGCTTGTCGTGTCGCTGCTGCCCGATGGCGCCTGCTGCTCGGAGGCAGTTGGGGCGGTGGAGtcgccgggcggcgcgggccctGGGGAGCGGTTTAAGATTGAGGGCCGGGCCGTGGTGCCGGGAGTGAAGCCCCAGGACTGGATCGCGGGGGCTCGGGTGCTTGTGGACGGGGAGGAGCACGTCGGCTTCCTCAA GACAGATGGAAGTTTTGTGGTTCATGATATACCTTCTGGATCTTACGTAGTGGAAGTTATATCCCCTGCTCATAAATTTGAACCAGTTCGAGTTGACATAACTTCAAAAGGCAAAATGAG AGCAAGGTATGTAAATTACATCAAAACTTCTGAAGTTGTCAGGCTGCCGTACCCACTTCAGATGAAATCTTCTGGACCTCCTTCATACTTTATAAAGAGAGAATCTTGGGGGTGGACAGATTTCCTCATGAACCCTATG GTGATGATGATGGTTCTTCCATTACTGATATTTGTGCTATTGCCTAAAGTCGTCAACACCAGTGATCCTGACATGAGACGG GAAATGGAGCAGTCAATGAACATGCTGAATTCCAACCATGAGCTGCCGGATGTCTCTGAATTCATGACAAGACTTTTCTCTTCAAAATCTTCCAGCAAGTCTGGTAGTGGCAGCAGCAAAGCAGGGAAAAGTGGTgctggaaaaaggaggtag